Proteins from a single region of Megachile rotundata isolate GNS110a chromosome 7, iyMegRotu1, whole genome shotgun sequence:
- the Eaat2 gene encoding excitatory amino acid transporter 2 isoform X1, with amino-acid sequence MEEKSSARFSDYLFAKMDGQDVSASQGPRKVTADTRKFIRENLLLVVTLSGVMFGVILGFGLRPLSLGDDAVMLISYPGELFMRLLKLMILPLVIASLISGSASLNARMNGMIAVRTLVYFILTSFLNAVLGVILVLLIHPGNPGIRKSMTTSHSGRAVNILDSLLDLGRNMFPDNIFQAAFQQAHTVYVPKTQPFRNLTDSISTDVMGDEELMRVTQYRSGTNTLGIVFFCLVFGTFLGTLGEKGQIVIDFFKAVFEVIMRMVSTVMWMTPVGITSVIAGKILGVADLALVMSQLAWFIVTIVIGVFFYQLVIMQLIYLAFVRKNPFKFYAGLAQGTLTAFAMASTAAALPVTFRLMTDKLRVDPRVTRFVLPIGCNINMDGTALFVAVASIFIAQMHGIVLGFGEIITVILTSTAASVSSASVPSAALVLLLVVLSAIDAPVYNVSLLFTIDWFVDRIRTTNNMLGDCYAAAVVEQLSKKELMALDAAAYQSETVLPTTIANGCISANRVPDPDTIVVEMQDDARIAGVANISVLQIPRSVTEETV; translated from the exons ATGGAGGAGAAATCCTCGGCTCGGTTCTCCGACTATCTGTTCGCCAAGATGGACGGCCAGGACGTGTCGGCCTCTCAGGGTCCCCGTAAGGTGACCGCCGACACCAGGAAGTTCATCCGGGAGAATCTTCTCCTCGTGGTCACCTTGTCTGGCGTGATGTTCGGCGTAATACTCG GGTTCGGTCTGCGACCCTTGAGCCTTGGCGATGACGCGGTTATGTTAATCAGTTATCCTGGAGAACTGTTCATGAGGTTGTTGAAGTTAATGATTTTACCACTGGTGATTGCCAGTCTTATATCTG GCTCGGCCAGTTTGAACGCAAGAATGAACGGCATGATCGCCGTTCGAACTTTGGTGTACTTTATACTCACGTCGTTTCTTAACGCTGTCCTTGGCGTTATCCTGGTGCTACTCATTCACCCAGGGAATCCTGGAATTCGAAAATCGATGACTACTTCGCACAGCGGAAGAGCCGTCAACATCTTGGACAGTCTGCTCGATTTGGGAAG GAACATGTTCCCGGACAATATTTTCCAGGCAGCCTTTCAGCAG GCGCACACGGTATACGTTCCAAAGACCCAGCCTTTTCGAAATCTCACGGATTCGATATCCACGGATGTTATGGGGGACGAGGAGCTGATGAGAGTAACTCAATATAGAAGCGGCACGAATACCTTGGGTATAGTTTTCTTCTGCCTGGTGTTTGGCACGTTCTTGGGAACGCTCGGGGAGAAAGGCCAGATCGTGATCGACTTCTTCAAAGCTGTTTTCGAAGTCATCATGCGAATGGTGTCGACTGTAATGTG GATGACACCGGTAGGCATCACCTCGGTAATAGCCGGCAAAATATTGGGCGTCGCCGATTTGGCGCTGGTGATGTCGCAGCTCGCCTGGTTCATCGTCACGATCGTGATCGGTGTGTTTTTCTATCAGCTGGTGATCATGCAGCTGATCTATCTGGCCTTCGTGAGAAAGAACCCCTTTAAATTCTACGCCGGCCTCGCCCAGGGTACACTGACCGCCTTCGCCATGGCATCAAC GGCTGCCGCGCTTCCGGTCACGTTCCGCCTGATGACGGACAAACTCAGGGTCGATCCTCGGGTGACCAGATTCGTTTTGCCGATCGGCTGCAACATTAACATGGACGGGACGGCGTTGTTCGTCGCCGTAGCCAGCATATTCATCGCTCAGATGCACGGTATCGTTTTGGGCTTCGGTGAAATTATAACGGTTAT TTTAACCTCGACTGCCGCGTCCGTGTCATCGGCGTCGGTTCCGAGCGCCGCCCTCGTTCTTCTACTCGTCGTTTTAAGCGCCATCGATGCTCCCGTTTATAATGTCTCTTTGCTGTTCACCATCGACTGGTTCGT AGATCGCATACGCACCACGAACAACATGTTGGGAGATTGTTACGCGGCTGCCGTGGTCGAGCAGTTGTCGAAAAAGGAGCTGATGGCTTTGGACGCAGCAGCCTACCAG TCGGAAACCGTTCTACCAACGACCATCGCCAACGGATGCATTTCCGCGAATAGGGTACCTGATCCTGACACCATCGTCGTCGAAATGCAAGACGACGCGAGGATAGCCGGCGTCGCCAA CATCAGCGTGTTGCAGATACCGAGGAGCGTGACCGAAGAGACGGTTTGA
- the Eaat2 gene encoding excitatory amino acid transporter 2 isoform X2 — protein sequence MEEKSSARFSDYLFAKMDGQDVSASQGPRKVTADTRKFIRENLLLVVTLSGVMFGVILGFGLRPLSLGDDAVMLISYPGELFMRLLKLMILPLVIASLISGSASLNARMNGMIAVRTLVYFILTSFLNAVLGVILVLLIHPGNPGIRKSMTTSHSGRAVNILDSLLDLGRNMFPDNIFQAAFQQAHTVYVPKTQPFRNLTDSISTDVMGDEELMRVTQYRSGTNTLGIVFFCLVFGTFLGTLGEKGQIVIDFFKAVFEVIMRMVSTVMWMTPVGITSVIAGKILGVADLALVMSQLAWFIVTIVIGVFFYQLVIMQLIYLAFVRKNPFKFYAGLAQGTLTAFAMASTAAALPVTFRLMTDKLRVDPRVTRFVLPIGCNINMDGTALFVAVASIFIAQMHGIVLGFGEIITVILTSTAASVSSASVPSAALVLLLVVLSAIDAPVYNVSLLFTIDWFVDRIRTTNNMLGDCYAAAVVEQLSKKELMALDAAAYQSETVLPTTIANGCISANRVPDPDTIVVEMQDDARIAGVAK from the exons ATGGAGGAGAAATCCTCGGCTCGGTTCTCCGACTATCTGTTCGCCAAGATGGACGGCCAGGACGTGTCGGCCTCTCAGGGTCCCCGTAAGGTGACCGCCGACACCAGGAAGTTCATCCGGGAGAATCTTCTCCTCGTGGTCACCTTGTCTGGCGTGATGTTCGGCGTAATACTCG GGTTCGGTCTGCGACCCTTGAGCCTTGGCGATGACGCGGTTATGTTAATCAGTTATCCTGGAGAACTGTTCATGAGGTTGTTGAAGTTAATGATTTTACCACTGGTGATTGCCAGTCTTATATCTG GCTCGGCCAGTTTGAACGCAAGAATGAACGGCATGATCGCCGTTCGAACTTTGGTGTACTTTATACTCACGTCGTTTCTTAACGCTGTCCTTGGCGTTATCCTGGTGCTACTCATTCACCCAGGGAATCCTGGAATTCGAAAATCGATGACTACTTCGCACAGCGGAAGAGCCGTCAACATCTTGGACAGTCTGCTCGATTTGGGAAG GAACATGTTCCCGGACAATATTTTCCAGGCAGCCTTTCAGCAG GCGCACACGGTATACGTTCCAAAGACCCAGCCTTTTCGAAATCTCACGGATTCGATATCCACGGATGTTATGGGGGACGAGGAGCTGATGAGAGTAACTCAATATAGAAGCGGCACGAATACCTTGGGTATAGTTTTCTTCTGCCTGGTGTTTGGCACGTTCTTGGGAACGCTCGGGGAGAAAGGCCAGATCGTGATCGACTTCTTCAAAGCTGTTTTCGAAGTCATCATGCGAATGGTGTCGACTGTAATGTG GATGACACCGGTAGGCATCACCTCGGTAATAGCCGGCAAAATATTGGGCGTCGCCGATTTGGCGCTGGTGATGTCGCAGCTCGCCTGGTTCATCGTCACGATCGTGATCGGTGTGTTTTTCTATCAGCTGGTGATCATGCAGCTGATCTATCTGGCCTTCGTGAGAAAGAACCCCTTTAAATTCTACGCCGGCCTCGCCCAGGGTACACTGACCGCCTTCGCCATGGCATCAAC GGCTGCCGCGCTTCCGGTCACGTTCCGCCTGATGACGGACAAACTCAGGGTCGATCCTCGGGTGACCAGATTCGTTTTGCCGATCGGCTGCAACATTAACATGGACGGGACGGCGTTGTTCGTCGCCGTAGCCAGCATATTCATCGCTCAGATGCACGGTATCGTTTTGGGCTTCGGTGAAATTATAACGGTTAT TTTAACCTCGACTGCCGCGTCCGTGTCATCGGCGTCGGTTCCGAGCGCCGCCCTCGTTCTTCTACTCGTCGTTTTAAGCGCCATCGATGCTCCCGTTTATAATGTCTCTTTGCTGTTCACCATCGACTGGTTCGT AGATCGCATACGCACCACGAACAACATGTTGGGAGATTGTTACGCGGCTGCCGTGGTCGAGCAGTTGTCGAAAAAGGAGCTGATGGCTTTGGACGCAGCAGCCTACCAG TCGGAAACCGTTCTACCAACGACCATCGCCAACGGATGCATTTCCGCGAATAGGGTACCTGATCCTGACACCATCGTCGTCGAAATGCAAGACGACGCGAGGATAGCCGGCGTCGCCAAGTAA
- the Eaat2 gene encoding excitatory amino acid transporter 2 isoform X3, with the protein MLISYPGELFMRLLKLMILPLVIASLISGSASLNARMNGMIAVRTLVYFILTSFLNAVLGVILVLLIHPGNPGIRKSMTTSHSGRAVNILDSLLDLGRNMFPDNIFQAAFQQAHTVYVPKTQPFRNLTDSISTDVMGDEELMRVTQYRSGTNTLGIVFFCLVFGTFLGTLGEKGQIVIDFFKAVFEVIMRMVSTVMWMTPVGITSVIAGKILGVADLALVMSQLAWFIVTIVIGVFFYQLVIMQLIYLAFVRKNPFKFYAGLAQGTLTAFAMASTAAALPVTFRLMTDKLRVDPRVTRFVLPIGCNINMDGTALFVAVASIFIAQMHGIVLGFGEIITVILTSTAASVSSASVPSAALVLLLVVLSAIDAPVYNVSLLFTIDWFVDRIRTTNNMLGDCYAAAVVEQLSKKELMALDAAAYQSETVLPTTIANGCISANRVPDPDTIVVEMQDDARIAGVANISVLQIPRSVTEETV; encoded by the exons ATGTTAATCAGTTATCCTGGAGAACTGTTCATGAGGTTGTTGAAGTTAATGATTTTACCACTGGTGATTGCCAGTCTTATATCTG GCTCGGCCAGTTTGAACGCAAGAATGAACGGCATGATCGCCGTTCGAACTTTGGTGTACTTTATACTCACGTCGTTTCTTAACGCTGTCCTTGGCGTTATCCTGGTGCTACTCATTCACCCAGGGAATCCTGGAATTCGAAAATCGATGACTACTTCGCACAGCGGAAGAGCCGTCAACATCTTGGACAGTCTGCTCGATTTGGGAAG GAACATGTTCCCGGACAATATTTTCCAGGCAGCCTTTCAGCAG GCGCACACGGTATACGTTCCAAAGACCCAGCCTTTTCGAAATCTCACGGATTCGATATCCACGGATGTTATGGGGGACGAGGAGCTGATGAGAGTAACTCAATATAGAAGCGGCACGAATACCTTGGGTATAGTTTTCTTCTGCCTGGTGTTTGGCACGTTCTTGGGAACGCTCGGGGAGAAAGGCCAGATCGTGATCGACTTCTTCAAAGCTGTTTTCGAAGTCATCATGCGAATGGTGTCGACTGTAATGTG GATGACACCGGTAGGCATCACCTCGGTAATAGCCGGCAAAATATTGGGCGTCGCCGATTTGGCGCTGGTGATGTCGCAGCTCGCCTGGTTCATCGTCACGATCGTGATCGGTGTGTTTTTCTATCAGCTGGTGATCATGCAGCTGATCTATCTGGCCTTCGTGAGAAAGAACCCCTTTAAATTCTACGCCGGCCTCGCCCAGGGTACACTGACCGCCTTCGCCATGGCATCAAC GGCTGCCGCGCTTCCGGTCACGTTCCGCCTGATGACGGACAAACTCAGGGTCGATCCTCGGGTGACCAGATTCGTTTTGCCGATCGGCTGCAACATTAACATGGACGGGACGGCGTTGTTCGTCGCCGTAGCCAGCATATTCATCGCTCAGATGCACGGTATCGTTTTGGGCTTCGGTGAAATTATAACGGTTAT TTTAACCTCGACTGCCGCGTCCGTGTCATCGGCGTCGGTTCCGAGCGCCGCCCTCGTTCTTCTACTCGTCGTTTTAAGCGCCATCGATGCTCCCGTTTATAATGTCTCTTTGCTGTTCACCATCGACTGGTTCGT AGATCGCATACGCACCACGAACAACATGTTGGGAGATTGTTACGCGGCTGCCGTGGTCGAGCAGTTGTCGAAAAAGGAGCTGATGGCTTTGGACGCAGCAGCCTACCAG TCGGAAACCGTTCTACCAACGACCATCGCCAACGGATGCATTTCCGCGAATAGGGTACCTGATCCTGACACCATCGTCGTCGAAATGCAAGACGACGCGAGGATAGCCGGCGTCGCCAA CATCAGCGTGTTGCAGATACCGAGGAGCGTGACCGAAGAGACGGTTTGA